The following are encoded in a window of Flavobacterium cupriresistens genomic DNA:
- the accC gene encoding acetyl-CoA carboxylase biotin carboxylase subunit has product MFKKILIANRGEIALRVIRTCKEMGIKTVAVYSTADAESLHVKFADEAVCIGPPPSNLSYLKMSNIIAAAEITNADAIHPGYGFLSENAKFSKICQEHGIKFIGAAPEMIDRMGDKASAKATMKEAGVPCVPGSDGLLESFEQTQELAKEFGYPVMLKATAGGGGKGMRAVWKEEDLLKAWESARQEAAAAFGNDGMYMEKLIEEPRHIEIQVVGDSYGKACHLSERDCSVQRRHQKLTEETPSPFMTDELRAAMGEAAVKAAEFIKYEGAGTVEFLVDKHRNFYFMEMNTRIQVEHPITEQVIDYDLIREQIMVAAGIPISGKNYLPQLHAIECRINAEDPYNDFRPSPGKITTLHMPGGHGVRLDTHVYSGYSIPPNYDSMIAKLITTAQSREEAISKMRRALDEFVIEGVKTTIPFHRQLMDDPRYIAGDYTTAFMDTFKMNPIE; this is encoded by the coding sequence ATGTTTAAAAAAATATTAATTGCGAATAGAGGAGAAATTGCACTTCGTGTAATTCGTACATGTAAAGAGATGGGAATCAAAACTGTAGCGGTTTACTCTACAGCTGATGCAGAAAGTCTACATGTTAAGTTCGCTGACGAAGCGGTTTGTATAGGACCTCCTCCAAGTAACTTATCGTATTTGAAAATGTCAAATATTATTGCTGCTGCTGAGATTACCAATGCAGATGCAATACACCCGGGATACGGTTTTCTTTCTGAGAATGCTAAATTCTCTAAAATTTGCCAGGAACACGGAATCAAATTTATTGGTGCCGCTCCTGAAATGATTGACAGAATGGGAGACAAAGCTTCTGCAAAAGCTACCATGAAAGAAGCAGGAGTACCTTGTGTTCCAGGTTCAGACGGATTGTTAGAATCTTTTGAACAAACACAAGAACTGGCTAAAGAATTTGGTTACCCGGTAATGCTTAAAGCTACTGCCGGTGGTGGTGGAAAAGGAATGCGTGCTGTTTGGAAAGAAGAAGACTTATTGAAAGCCTGGGAAAGCGCACGTCAGGAAGCTGCTGCTGCTTTTGGGAATGACGGAATGTACATGGAGAAACTTATTGAAGAACCACGTCATATCGAAATTCAGGTTGTAGGAGATTCTTATGGAAAAGCATGTCACCTTTCTGAAAGAGATTGCTCGGTACAACGTCGTCACCAAAAACTTACTGAAGAAACACCTTCCCCTTTCATGACAGACGAATTGCGTGCTGCTATGGGAGAAGCTGCTGTAAAAGCTGCTGAATTTATTAAATACGAAGGAGCAGGAACAGTAGAATTTTTGGTTGACAAACACAGAAATTTCTATTTCATGGAAATGAATACCCGTATTCAGGTAGAGCACCCGATCACAGAACAAGTTATAGATTATGATTTGATTCGTGAGCAAATTATGGTGGCTGCAGGAATTCCAATTTCCGGAAAAAACTATTTACCACAATTACACGCTATAGAATGTCGTATTAATGCTGAAGATCCGTATAACGATTTTCGCCCTTCACCGGGAAAAATTACTACGCTTCATATGCCAGGTGGTCACGGTGTACGTTTAGATACACACGTTTATTCTGGTTATAGTATTCCACCTAATTACGATTCGATGATTGCCAAGTTAATTACAACAGCGCAATCTCGTGAAGAAGCAATAAGCAAGATGCGAAGAGCTTTGGATGAGTTCGTTATTGAAGGTGTGAAAACGACAATACCTTTCCACAGACAATTAATGGATGATCCAAGATATATTGCAGGAGATTATACTACTGCATTTATGGATACTTTCAAAATGAATCCAATCGAATAA
- the accB gene encoding acetyl-CoA carboxylase biotin carboxyl carrier protein, with translation MDLKEIQNLIKFVANSGVAEVKLEMDDVKITIRTTLETNVTEATYVQQLPAQTALPQAVVPQQTAPVVVNVNTDTPAATEDSKYITIKSPIIGTFYRKPSPDKAVFTEVGSTIAKGDVLCVIEAMKLFNEIESEVSGKIVKILVDDMSPVEFDQPLFLVDPS, from the coding sequence ATGGATTTAAAAGAAATTCAAAACCTAATCAAATTTGTTGCAAATTCGGGAGTTGCAGAAGTTAAGTTGGAAATGGATGATGTGAAAATCACGATCAGAACAACTTTGGAAACAAATGTAACAGAAGCTACTTATGTGCAACAATTACCTGCTCAAACTGCATTGCCACAGGCAGTAGTTCCTCAGCAGACAGCTCCGGTTGTTGTAAATGTTAACACTGATACACCAGCTGCAACAGAAGATTCTAAGTATATCACTATAAAATCTCCAATTATTGGAACGTTTTATAGAAAACCATCTCCGGATAAAGCTGTTTTCACTGAAGTGGGAAGCACTATCGCTAAAGGTGATGTTCTTTGTGTAATTGAAGCAATGAAATTATTCAACGAAATCGAATCAGAAGTTTCAGGTAAAATTGTAAAAATTCTTGTTGACGATATGTCTCCTGTAGAATTTGACCAACCTTTATTTTTAGTTGATCCATCATAG
- a CDS encoding beta-ketoacyl-ACP synthase III, giving the protein MNTITAAITAVGAYVPDFVLSNKVLETMVDTNDEWITTRTGIKERRILKDADKGTSFLAIKAAQDLIAKANIDPLEIDMVIMATATADMPVASTGVFVATEIGATNAFAYDLQAACSSFLYGMSTAAAYIQSGRYKKVLLIGADKMSSIVDYTDRATCIIFGDGAGAVLFEPNYEGLGLQDEYLRSDGVGRDFLKIAAGGSLIPTTAETVQNKLHNVFQDGKTVFKYAVTNMADASELILKRNNLTREDVSWLVAHQANKRIIDATANRMELEDSKVLMNIERYGNTTSATLPLVLNDFEHLLKKGDNIIFAAFGGGFTWGSIYLKWAYDKK; this is encoded by the coding sequence ATGAATACAATCACAGCCGCAATTACCGCTGTTGGAGCTTATGTTCCTGACTTTGTACTTTCGAACAAAGTTTTAGAAACAATGGTTGATACCAATGACGAATGGATTACCACTCGTACCGGGATAAAAGAAAGAAGGATTCTTAAGGATGCTGACAAAGGAACATCGTTTCTTGCTATAAAAGCAGCACAGGATTTAATAGCGAAAGCAAATATTGATCCGTTAGAGATTGATATGGTTATAATGGCAACGGCTACAGCAGATATGCCAGTGGCTTCTACTGGAGTTTTTGTTGCCACAGAAATTGGAGCTACAAATGCTTTTGCATACGATTTGCAAGCAGCATGTTCAAGTTTTTTATACGGAATGTCTACGGCTGCAGCTTATATTCAGTCAGGACGATATAAAAAAGTATTATTGATTGGTGCTGATAAAATGTCATCAATTGTAGATTATACAGATAGAGCGACTTGTATTATTTTTGGAGACGGCGCAGGAGCTGTTTTATTTGAGCCAAATTATGAAGGCTTAGGTTTACAAGACGAATATTTACGCAGTGATGGCGTAGGACGTGATTTTCTTAAGATCGCTGCCGGTGGTTCTCTGATTCCTACTACAGCAGAGACTGTACAAAACAAACTACACAATGTTTTTCAGGACGGGAAAACCGTTTTCAAATACGCAGTAACTAATATGGCTGATGCCAGCGAATTGATCTTAAAAAGAAACAATTTGACTAGAGAAGATGTAAGCTGGTTAGTAGCACATCAGGCAAACAAACGTATTATTGATGCGACAGCAAACAGAATGGAGCTTGAAGATTCTAAAGTATTAATGAATATCGAAAGATATGGTAATACAACTTCAGCAACTTTACCATTAGTGCTAAACGACTTTGAACACTTATTAAAAAAAGGAGATAATATTATTTTTGCCGCTTTTGGTGGTGGATTCACTTGGGGATCTATTTACCTAAAATGGGCTTACGATAAGAAATAA
- the rpmF gene encoding 50S ribosomal protein L32: MAHPKRKISKTRRDKRRTHYKATVAQIATCPITGEAHLYHRAYWHEGKMYYRGQVVIDKSVAVA; the protein is encoded by the coding sequence ATGGCACATCCTAAGAGAAAAATCTCGAAAACAAGAAGAGATAAGAGAAGAACACATTATAAAGCTACTGTAGCTCAGATCGCTACATGTCCTATCACTGGAGAGGCACATTTATACCACAGAGCTTACTGGCATGAAGGTAAAATGTATTACAGAGGGCAAGTTGTTATCGATAAATCTGTAGCGGTTGCTTAA
- a CDS encoding YceD family protein, with translation MSKTKEFLIPFVGLKLGKHHFEYQISNAFFENFDYDEFQSSDIKVALVLDKKSNMMELDFKHKGTINVPCDLTSEEFDLPIKGKMKLIVRFGDEFNNDNEELLILPHGEHEIDVAQYIYEMIALSVPLKRVHPGVKDGSLQTEALTKLNELTVKEQKEESKQEEDIDPRWDKLKKLLTDK, from the coding sequence ATGAGCAAAACAAAAGAATTTTTAATTCCTTTCGTAGGATTAAAATTAGGAAAACACCATTTTGAGTATCAAATAAGTAACGCGTTCTTTGAGAACTTTGATTACGACGAATTTCAAAGTTCGGATATCAAAGTGGCTTTAGTTTTAGATAAGAAAAGCAACATGATGGAGTTGGATTTCAAACACAAAGGAACGATAAATGTACCTTGTGATCTGACAAGCGAAGAATTTGATTTGCCTATAAAAGGGAAAATGAAATTAATTGTTCGCTTCGGAGATGAATTCAATAACGATAATGAAGAGTTGTTGATCTTGCCGCATGGAGAGCATGAAATAGATGTAGCACAATACATTTATGAGATGATTGCACTTTCGGTACCGCTAAAACGAGTTCATCCAGGAGTAAAAGACGGAAGTTTGCAAACCGAAGCTTTAACAAAACTGAATGAATTAACCGTAAAAGAACAAAAAGAAGAGAGTAAACAAGAAGAAGATATTGACCCGCGTTGGGACAAATTAAAGAAACTATTAACGGATAAATAA
- the pdxA gene encoding 4-hydroxythreonine-4-phosphate dehydrogenase PdxA, with protein MNKKAENIIVGISIGDLNGIGSEVILKTFEDSRMLELCTPVIFASAKILSFVKKSVTSTIQFHGIDKLDQVVTGKVNVFNLWREGVDVNFGTNDVKIGEYAVKSFVAATKALKDGLIDVLVTAPINKYNIQSEEFKFPGHTDYLEQELEGNALMMMVQDNLRVGLLTDHVPLNEVSSHLTEELITRKIETIKKSLIQDFSIVKPKIAVLGLNPHCGDGGVIGKEDDLILKPVLKKIFDKGTMVFGPFPADGFFGSSQYEKYDAVVATYHDQGLIPFKTLSFGKGVNYTAGLNKVRTSPDHGTAYDIAGKDVADYNSFKEAVYLAIDIFRSRNQHEEITQKPLKIKEKQL; from the coding sequence ATGAATAAAAAAGCAGAAAATATAATTGTTGGAATTTCAATAGGAGATTTAAACGGTATTGGAAGCGAAGTTATATTAAAAACATTCGAAGATTCTCGTATGTTGGAACTCTGTACGCCGGTTATTTTTGCTAGTGCCAAAATACTTTCGTTTGTTAAAAAAAGTGTGACTTCTACTATTCAGTTTCATGGGATAGATAAATTAGACCAGGTGGTGACGGGAAAAGTGAATGTCTTTAATCTTTGGAGAGAAGGTGTAGATGTCAATTTTGGAACAAATGATGTAAAAATAGGGGAGTATGCTGTAAAATCTTTTGTTGCGGCTACAAAGGCGCTAAAGGATGGATTAATTGATGTTCTGGTTACAGCTCCTATTAATAAATACAACATTCAGTCGGAAGAATTTAAATTCCCAGGACATACCGATTATTTAGAGCAAGAATTAGAAGGAAATGCCCTTATGATGATGGTTCAGGATAATTTGAGAGTTGGTTTACTAACGGATCATGTACCGTTGAATGAGGTTTCGTCTCATTTGACAGAAGAATTGATTACTAGAAAAATAGAAACCATTAAAAAGTCCTTAATTCAGGATTTTAGTATTGTGAAGCCAAAAATTGCAGTTTTAGGGTTGAACCCTCATTGTGGTGATGGCGGAGTGATCGGGAAAGAAGATGATTTGATTTTAAAGCCGGTTTTGAAAAAAATATTCGATAAAGGAACTATGGTTTTCGGACCATTTCCTGCAGATGGATTTTTTGGAAGCAGTCAATATGAAAAATATGATGCTGTTGTGGCAACTTATCACGATCAGGGACTTATTCCTTTTAAAACGCTTTCGTTCGGTAAAGGGGTTAATTATACAGCAGGATTGAATAAGGTAAGAACTTCGCCGGACCACGGTACGGCTTATGATATTGCCGGAAAAGATGTTGCAGATTACAATTCATTTAAAGAGGCTGTTTACCTTGCGATTGATATTTTTCGCTCGCGTAATCAGCATGAGGAGATTACTCAAAAACCTCTTAAAATAAAAGAAAAACAGTTATAA
- a CDS encoding riboflavin synthase, with translation MFTGIIETLGRIHEIQKDQNNLHVTVESSITNELKIDQSVSHNGICLTVVAIKDNCYTVTAIEETILKTNIGDWKANDIVNLERGMKLGDRLDGHIVQGHVDQTGTCTNIQEANGSWNYTFEYDKNLSNITIEKGSITVNGVSLTVVNSKTNEFSVSIIPYTYENTNFKNFKIGTKINLEFDVVGKYISRLYSINK, from the coding sequence ATGTTCACAGGAATTATAGAAACCCTAGGAAGAATTCACGAAATACAAAAAGACCAAAACAACCTTCATGTAACCGTTGAGTCTTCTATCACCAATGAATTAAAAATCGATCAAAGCGTTTCTCATAACGGCATTTGCCTAACTGTTGTCGCCATAAAAGACAACTGTTACACGGTAACCGCAATAGAAGAAACCATTCTAAAAACCAATATAGGTGACTGGAAAGCTAATGACATCGTAAATCTGGAAAGAGGAATGAAACTCGGAGATCGTCTGGACGGACATATTGTACAAGGCCACGTAGACCAGACTGGAACCTGCACCAACATACAGGAAGCAAACGGAAGCTGGAATTACACTTTCGAGTATGATAAAAACCTCAGCAACATTACTATCGAGAAGGGATCTATAACCGTAAACGGAGTAAGCCTTACTGTTGTAAATTCAAAAACAAATGAATTTAGTGTCTCAATAATCCCGTACACTTACGAAAACACCAATTTTAAAAACTTTAAAATCGGAACAAAGATTAATTTGGAGTTTGATGTAGTAGGAAAATACATTTCAAGACTTTATTCGATAAACAAATAG
- the mce gene encoding methylmalonyl-CoA epimerase: MVNKIEHIGIAVKNMEDANVLFEKLLGVPSYKMESVESEGVLTSFFQTGVNKIELLTATNPESPIAKFLEKKGEGIHHIAFDVEDIQAEITRLKNEGFVLINDVPKRGADNKLVVFLHPKNTNGVLVELCQEIR, encoded by the coding sequence ATGGTAAATAAAATAGAACATATCGGAATTGCAGTAAAAAACATGGAGGATGCCAATGTGTTGTTCGAAAAATTACTGGGCGTTCCGTCATACAAAATGGAATCGGTAGAGAGTGAAGGGGTTTTGACTTCTTTTTTTCAAACAGGAGTTAATAAAATCGAACTTTTAACGGCCACAAATCCCGAAAGTCCAATTGCGAAGTTTTTAGAAAAAAAAGGAGAAGGAATTCATCACATCGCTTTTGATGTCGAAGACATACAAGCTGAAATAACACGACTGAAAAACGAAGGCTTTGTGCTGATAAATGATGTTCCGAAAAGAGGAGCCGATAATAAATTAGTAGTTTTTCTACATCCAAAAAACACAAATGGGGTTTTGGTGGAGCTTTGTCAGGAAATAAGATAA
- a CDS encoding Ig-like domain-containing protein translates to MLKNNFRYISLLLVFLMLSCAKRGSITGGLKDTLAPVLKYSSPKNFTTNFTGKEITLTFDEYIKLKNVNKQLIISPPMKQEPIITPSNASKFINIKFRDALQPNTTYSLNFGQSITDNNEGNPYNQLKYVFSTGSYIDSLSINGTIKDAYEKNVDNFVSVMLYEVNDTFKDSVIYKQNPRYITNTLDSLRTFKLENLKAGKYLLVALKDKGNNNKFNPKEDKIGFLKNYITIPNDTVFELELFKETVPLKALKPIQASGNRLYLPYDGKQNFKNKKPKIVLKNKSEILETIVTQFPKKDSLQVWYKPIKTDSLSMEIERENYKKKFTFKIKDQKKDTLNIKAVQSGTINFIERFTLETETPLVKFDKSKIKLINKDSVAVDFTTEYDEFDQKLYVDFKREPLEKYNFTFFPGALTDFYEKTNDTLSYKLTTKEYEDYANLKLNLRNVKRFPIIVELINKKGDKIIATEYSESKTNFEFNHIEPDSFSIRVIYDDNKNKIYDTGNYLEKQYPEEINYLQEAFDVRSNWDWSQDFDLSIQYNPELEKKVDDKKKKEEAKKKKTAF, encoded by the coding sequence ATGTTGAAAAACAACTTCAGATATATTTCACTTTTATTAGTCTTTTTAATGTTGAGTTGCGCCAAAAGAGGCAGCATAACGGGCGGATTAAAAGACACCCTGGCTCCCGTTTTAAAATACAGCTCACCGAAAAATTTCACGACTAATTTCACAGGAAAGGAAATCACCCTGACTTTTGACGAATACATAAAACTTAAAAACGTCAACAAACAGCTGATTATCTCGCCACCAATGAAACAAGAGCCGATAATCACACCCTCTAATGCCAGTAAATTTATAAACATAAAATTTAGAGACGCTTTACAACCTAATACCACGTACAGTTTAAATTTCGGACAAAGTATAACAGACAACAACGAAGGAAATCCATACAACCAGCTGAAGTACGTTTTTTCTACGGGCAGTTATATCGATTCGCTTTCTATTAACGGAACAATCAAAGATGCCTACGAGAAAAACGTCGACAATTTTGTCTCTGTAATGCTTTACGAAGTCAACGATACTTTTAAAGATTCTGTAATTTACAAGCAAAATCCGAGATACATCACGAACACGTTGGACAGTTTACGAACTTTTAAATTAGAAAATCTAAAAGCCGGAAAATATCTTTTGGTAGCCTTAAAAGACAAAGGAAACAACAACAAATTCAACCCTAAAGAAGATAAAATCGGGTTTCTGAAAAACTACATTACAATACCAAACGATACTGTTTTTGAACTGGAATTATTCAAAGAAACCGTTCCGTTAAAAGCCTTAAAACCGATACAGGCTTCCGGAAACAGACTGTACCTCCCTTACGACGGAAAACAGAATTTCAAAAATAAAAAGCCAAAAATTGTACTTAAAAACAAGTCCGAAATTCTGGAGACGATTGTAACACAGTTCCCTAAAAAGGATTCCTTACAGGTGTGGTACAAACCCATAAAAACCGACTCCTTATCGATGGAGATTGAAAGAGAAAATTACAAGAAAAAATTCACTTTTAAAATCAAAGACCAGAAAAAAGACACCTTAAACATAAAGGCGGTACAAAGCGGAACAATCAACTTCATTGAGCGATTTACCTTAGAGACCGAAACACCTTTGGTAAAATTTGACAAATCTAAAATCAAATTGATCAACAAGGATTCTGTCGCAGTTGATTTTACTACTGAATATGATGAATTCGATCAGAAACTCTATGTAGATTTTAAGAGAGAACCTCTGGAAAAGTACAATTTCACCTTTTTCCCGGGAGCTTTGACCGATTTTTACGAAAAAACGAACGATACTTTATCGTATAAATTAACCACAAAAGAATACGAAGATTACGCCAATCTTAAATTGAATTTACGAAATGTAAAACGTTTTCCGATTATTGTAGAATTGATAAACAAAAAAGGAGATAAGATCATCGCAACGGAATATTCTGAAAGCAAAACCAATTTTGAATTTAATCACATAGAGCCCGATTCATTTAGTATTCGTGTAATTTATGATGACAATAAAAATAAAATATACGACACCGGAAACTATCTGGAAAAACAATACCCTGAAGAAATCAATTATCTACAGGAAGCTTTTGACGTGAGAAGCAACTGGGATTGGTCACAGGATTTTGACTTAAGCATTCAGTACAATCCTGAACTGGAGAAAAAAGTCGACGATAAAAAGAAAAAAGAAGAAGCAAAAAAGAAAAAGACCGCCTTCTAA
- a CDS encoding cytochrome c oxidase assembly factor Coa1 family protein — MEKTENELVLRKSWWSRNWKWFLPLTILSILSFGFILSSNVAGSTTDIIQAYSDNSLFEGAIQKANSNQEVLKIIGTITPLDQLAILEGNTSYSTGYNSVHSSVRIQGTKTKGKLDITAFKKGTGWAYTKIVIRIKNSKEEITVLD; from the coding sequence ATGGAAAAAACAGAGAATGAATTAGTGCTAAGAAAAAGCTGGTGGAGCAGAAACTGGAAATGGTTTTTACCACTAACAATACTATCAATTCTAAGCTTTGGATTTATTCTATCGTCAAATGTTGCAGGGAGTACAACTGATATTATTCAGGCCTATTCCGATAATTCTCTCTTTGAAGGTGCTATACAAAAAGCCAACTCGAATCAGGAAGTTTTAAAAATTATTGGCACTATAACACCTCTTGACCAATTAGCCATTTTAGAAGGAAACACCTCGTATTCTACAGGCTATAATTCTGTTCATTCTTCTGTTAGAATACAGGGCACTAAAACCAAAGGCAAACTGGATATCACAGCCTTCAAAAAAGGAACAGGATGGGCATACACAAAAATTGTAATTCGCATTAAAAATTCAAAGGAAGAAATCACCGTTTTGGACTAA
- a CDS encoding nitrilase family protein, giving the protein MKIVLIQSDLYWEQPDKNRNHFEQKINGITQAVDLIVLPEMFSTGFTMNAKAVAETMQGETVHWMQSLAKQNKCAITGSLIIEENGQYYNRMLFVFPDGEMQQYDKRHLFSLAGENQFYTGGTQKVIVEYLDWKICLQICYDLRFPVFARNVENYDLLLYVANWPKVRINAWDALLKARAIENLSYVVAVNRVGLDANKYEHVGHSQVIDFLGNPVLDPEENEGVFVVEIDKNTMLETRKKLDFLSDRDDFTITI; this is encoded by the coding sequence ATGAAAATTGTACTTATTCAATCAGACCTATATTGGGAACAGCCTGATAAAAATCGAAATCATTTTGAGCAAAAAATCAATGGAATTACGCAAGCAGTTGACCTGATTGTGCTTCCCGAAATGTTTTCGACCGGATTTACTATGAATGCGAAAGCAGTCGCCGAAACGATGCAAGGCGAAACGGTGCACTGGATGCAATCTTTAGCAAAGCAAAATAAATGTGCTATTACAGGAAGTTTGATTATAGAAGAAAATGGGCAGTACTATAATAGAATGTTGTTTGTTTTTCCGGATGGAGAAATGCAGCAGTATGATAAACGTCATTTGTTTTCGCTGGCCGGAGAAAACCAATTTTATACCGGTGGAACCCAGAAAGTAATCGTGGAATATTTAGATTGGAAAATCTGTCTTCAGATTTGTTATGATTTGAGGTTTCCGGTTTTTGCAAGGAATGTAGAGAATTACGACCTGCTTTTATACGTTGCCAACTGGCCGAAAGTTCGTATAAATGCATGGGATGCTTTGCTGAAAGCGCGTGCAATCGAAAACTTAAGTTATGTAGTGGCGGTAAACAGAGTAGGGTTGGATGCGAATAAGTACGAGCATGTCGGTCACTCCCAAGTGATAGATTTTCTCGGGAATCCTGTTTTAGATCCTGAAGAAAACGAAGGTGTTTTTGTGGTTGAAATTGATAAAAATACAATGCTCGAAACCCGTAAAAAACTCGATTTCTTAAGTGATAGGGATGATTTTACTATTACGATTTAA